The Apus apus isolate bApuApu2 chromosome 21, bApuApu2.pri.cur, whole genome shotgun sequence genome has a segment encoding these proteins:
- the TCEA3 gene encoding transcription elongation factor A protein 3 isoform X1: MGPAEELVRIAKKLEKMVARKSTEGALDLLKSLTGYTMTIQLLQTTRIGVAVNSVRKHCSDEEVVASAKILIKNWKRLLESSTTPKKEKDVDGKKEKDVDGEKEKKEKGMDFPSCPNEGVKHPKSPAEKPKEKHKERKPSKSSSHATTPRGHPADSIPERESSDGRSPTMSSKKSPLDGKKERRDSTDSRSSSTSAISSSSSPQKKVSGERRSSVGTSPSPAPAGSRRSSSDSKEERANSSKAKPETPRTPTSPPFSPSPCLLAPCYLTGDSVRDKCIEMLTAALRMGDDYKEFGVNCEKMASEIEDHIFQELKSTDMKYRNRVRSRISNLKDPKNPSLRRNVLCGAIPPSLIARMTAEEMASDELKELRNAMTQEAIREHQMAKTGGTVTDLFQCGKCKKKNCTYNQVQTRSADEPMTTFVLCNECGNRWKFC, encoded by the exons ATGGGGCCCGCCGAGGAACTGGTCCGGATCGCCAAGAAACTGGAGAAGATGGTGGCCAGGAAAAGCACG GAAGGGGCACTGGATCTGCTCAAGTCCCTCACCGGCTACACCATGAccatccagctgctccag ACCACCCGGATCGGGGTGGCTGTCAACTCGGTGCGGAAACACTGCTCGGATGAAGAGGTGGTGGCCTCGGCCAAAATCCTCATCAagaactggaagaggctgctgg AGTCCTCCACAACCCCGAAGAAGGAGAAGGACGTGGatgggaagaaggagaaggacgtggatggggagaaagaaaagaaggagaaggggatGGATTTTCCCAGCTGCCCCAATGAAGGGGTGAAGCACCCCAAGAGCCCAGCTGAGAAGCCCAAGGAGAAGCACAAAGAGAG GAAGCCCAGCAAGTCCAGCTCTCATGCCACCACCCCCCGAGGCCACCCTGCTGACTCCATCCCCGAGAG AGAGTCCAGCGATGGCCGGAGCCCCACCATGTCCTCAAAGAAGTCACCTCTGGATGGCAAGAAAGAGAG GAGAGACTCCACCGACTCAAGGTCCTCCAGCACCTCGgccatctcctcctcttcctccccacaaAAGAAAGTGTCAGGGGAGAG GAGATCCTCTGTGGGCACCAGCCcctcaccagctcctgctggatcCCGGAGAAGCTCCAGCGACAGCAAGGAGGAAAG GGccaacagcagcaaagccaaACCTGAGACTCCACGGacccccaccagcccccccttctcccccagcccctgtcTCCTGGCCCCCTGCTACCTCACGGGGGACTCGGTGAGGGACAAGTGCATCGAGATGCTGACTGCTGCCCTCCGGATGggtg ATGACTACAAGGAGTTTGGTGTCAACTGCGAGAAGATGGCATCAGAGATCGAAGAC CATATCTTCCAGGAGCTGAAGAGCACGGACATGAAGTATCGCAACCGGGTGAGGAGCAGGATCAGCAACCTGAAGGACCCCAAGAACCCCAGCCTGAGGAGGAACGTGCTGTGTGGGgccatcccacccagcctcaTTGCCCGCATGACCGCCGAG GAGATGGCCAGTGATgagctgaaggagctgaggaaTGCCATGACCCAGGAGGCCATCCGGGAACACCAGATGGCCAAGACGGGTGGCACCGTCACCGACCTCTTCCAGTGTGGCAAGTGCAAGAAGAAGAACTGCACCTACAACCAG GTGCAGACACGAAGTGCTGATGAGCCCATGACCACCTTTGTGTTGTGCAATGAATGTGGGAATCGCTGGAAG ttctgctga
- the TCEA3 gene encoding transcription elongation factor A protein 3 isoform X2: MGPAEELVRIAKKLEKMVARKSTEGALDLLKSLTGYTMTIQLLQTTRIGVAVNSVRKHCSDEEVVASAKILIKNWKRLLESSTTPKKEKDVDGKKEKDVDGEKEKKEKGMDFPSCPNEGVKHPKSPAEKPKEKHKERKPSKSSSHATTPRGHPADSIPERESSDGRSPTMSSKKSPLDGKKERRSSVGTSPSPAPAGSRRSSSDSKEERANSSKAKPETPRTPTSPPFSPSPCLLAPCYLTGDSVRDKCIEMLTAALRMGDDYKEFGVNCEKMASEIEDHIFQELKSTDMKYRNRVRSRISNLKDPKNPSLRRNVLCGAIPPSLIARMTAEEMASDELKELRNAMTQEAIREHQMAKTGGTVTDLFQCGKCKKKNCTYNQVQTRSADEPMTTFVLCNECGNRWKFC, encoded by the exons ATGGGGCCCGCCGAGGAACTGGTCCGGATCGCCAAGAAACTGGAGAAGATGGTGGCCAGGAAAAGCACG GAAGGGGCACTGGATCTGCTCAAGTCCCTCACCGGCTACACCATGAccatccagctgctccag ACCACCCGGATCGGGGTGGCTGTCAACTCGGTGCGGAAACACTGCTCGGATGAAGAGGTGGTGGCCTCGGCCAAAATCCTCATCAagaactggaagaggctgctgg AGTCCTCCACAACCCCGAAGAAGGAGAAGGACGTGGatgggaagaaggagaaggacgtggatggggagaaagaaaagaaggagaaggggatGGATTTTCCCAGCTGCCCCAATGAAGGGGTGAAGCACCCCAAGAGCCCAGCTGAGAAGCCCAAGGAGAAGCACAAAGAGAG GAAGCCCAGCAAGTCCAGCTCTCATGCCACCACCCCCCGAGGCCACCCTGCTGACTCCATCCCCGAGAG AGAGTCCAGCGATGGCCGGAGCCCCACCATGTCCTCAAAGAAGTCACCTCTGGATGGCAAGAAAGAGAG GAGATCCTCTGTGGGCACCAGCCcctcaccagctcctgctggatcCCGGAGAAGCTCCAGCGACAGCAAGGAGGAAAG GGccaacagcagcaaagccaaACCTGAGACTCCACGGacccccaccagcccccccttctcccccagcccctgtcTCCTGGCCCCCTGCTACCTCACGGGGGACTCGGTGAGGGACAAGTGCATCGAGATGCTGACTGCTGCCCTCCGGATGggtg ATGACTACAAGGAGTTTGGTGTCAACTGCGAGAAGATGGCATCAGAGATCGAAGAC CATATCTTCCAGGAGCTGAAGAGCACGGACATGAAGTATCGCAACCGGGTGAGGAGCAGGATCAGCAACCTGAAGGACCCCAAGAACCCCAGCCTGAGGAGGAACGTGCTGTGTGGGgccatcccacccagcctcaTTGCCCGCATGACCGCCGAG GAGATGGCCAGTGATgagctgaaggagctgaggaaTGCCATGACCCAGGAGGCCATCCGGGAACACCAGATGGCCAAGACGGGTGGCACCGTCACCGACCTCTTCCAGTGTGGCAAGTGCAAGAAGAAGAACTGCACCTACAACCAG GTGCAGACACGAAGTGCTGATGAGCCCATGACCACCTTTGTGTTGTGCAATGAATGTGGGAATCGCTGGAAG ttctgctga